Proteins found in one Arachis stenosperma cultivar V10309 chromosome 8, arast.V10309.gnm1.PFL2, whole genome shotgun sequence genomic segment:
- the LOC130946627 gene encoding protein HOTHEAD-like isoform X1 has protein sequence MASLLLSASVRSFFLFFFFLLPLCLFNFLPLSQGNDKEWNHGYEFIRKASSFSSSPSESSSSSSSNGYDYIIVGGGTAGCPLAATLSEKFSVLVLERGGVPFTNPNVSFLENFHITLADTSPTSASQCFISTDGVLNSRARILGGGSSINAGFYTRASSRFIEKVGWDSKLVNESYPWVEKQIVHRPTFSAWQRAARDSLLDVGVSPFNGFTYDHKYGTKVGGTIFDRFGRRHTAAELLATGNPDKLTVLVYATVQKIVFDTRGTRPKAVGVIFKDEKGQQHHAILNNDGQSEVIVSSGAIGTPQMLLLSGIGPKEDLQKLNIPVVLDNHFVGKGMADNPMNTIFVPTKRPVKQSLIETVGITNLGVYIETSCGFGQSNDSIHCHHGIVSAEIGQLSTIPPKQRSIEAVQAYLKSKKDIPVEAFRGGFILSKVANPWSTGELKLVNTNVEDNPSVTFNYFSHPYDVHRCVEGIRLATKVVQSQHFTNFTMCDRQTTEKLLNLTVKANVNLIPKHVNDTQSLEQFCRDTVITIWHYHGGCHVGKVVNPDYKVLGVDRLRVVDGSVFPESPGTNPQATVMMMGRYMGLKILQDRLGKFDGI, from the exons ATGGCTTCACTACTACTTAGTGCTTCTGTCAGATcatttttcctcttcttcttcttcctccttccaCTATGTCTCTTCAACTTTCTACCTCTCTCTCAAG GTAACGATAAGGAATGGAACCATGGATATGAATTCATAAGGAAGGCGAGCTCATTCTCATCGTCACCGTCGGAATcaagcagcagcagcagcagcaatgGCTACGATTACATAATAGTGGGGGGAGGAACGGCAGGATGTCCTCTAGCAGCAACGCTATCGGAGAAGTTCAGTGTGTTGGTGTTGGAGAGAGGGGGAGTCCCTTTCACGAACCCTAATGTGTCGTTTCTTGAGAACTTCCACATCACACTGGCGGACACCTCACCAACCTCAGCATCCCAATGCTTCATCTCAACCGATGGCGTTCTCAATTCAAGGGCTAGGATTCTTGGTGGTGGTTCCTCCATTAATGCTGGCTTCTACACTCGAGCCAGTTCAAG ATTCATAGAGAAGGTGGGGTGGGATTCTAAGCTGGTAAATGAATCATATCCATGGGTTGAGAAGCAGATTGTTCATCGTCCAACGTTTTCAGCTTGGCAGAGAGCAGCCAGAGACAGCCTCCTAGATGTTGGTGTCTCACCTTTCAATGGATTCACCTATGATCACAAATATGGAACCAAGGTTGGTGGCACAATCTTCGACAGATTCGGCCGCCGCCACACTGCCGCCGAACTTCTTGCTACCGGCAACCCTGATAAACTTACTGTTTTGGTATATGCCACTGTTCAAAAGATTGTTTTTGATACAAGAG GAACAAGGCCTAAGGCTGTGGGGGTTATTTTCAAGGATGAAAAGGGGCAACAGCATCATGCAATTCTAAACAATGATGGGCAGAGTGAAGTGATTGTGTCTAGTGGTGCAATTGGGACTCCTCAAATGCTATTGCTCAGTGGAATTGGCCCAAAAGAAGATCTTCAGAAGTTGAACATCCCTGTTGTTCTTGACAACCATTTTGTTGGGAAGGGCATGGCTGATAACCCTATGAACACAATCTTTGTCCCTACTAAGAGACCAGTTAAACAATCACTCATTGAAACTGTTGGTATCACCAATTTGGGTGTCTACATTGAAACTAGCTGTGGTTTTGGCCAATCCAATGACAGCATTCACTGCCATCATGGCATTGTCTCAGCGGAG ATTGGGCAACTCTCCACAATTCCCCCCAAACAAAGATCAATAGAAGCTGTTCAAGCTTACTTGAAGAGCAAGAAAGATATACCAGTTGAGGCATTCAGGGGAGGTTTCATTTTGTCAAAAGTTGCGAATCCTTGGTCAACAGGAGAGCTCAAGTTAGTTAACACCAATGTGGAGGACAACCCTTCTGTGACCTTCAACTACTTCAGCCACCCATATGATGTTCATCGCTGCGTCGAGGGGATTCGCTTGGCAACCAAGGTTGTCCAATCTCAGCACTTCACAAACTTTACCATGTGTGATAGACAGACAACAGAGAAACTGCTTAACCTCACCGTGAAGGCTAATGTCAACCTCATTCCAAAGCATGTCAATGACACACAGTCACTAGAGCAGTTTTGTAGAGACACTGTGATCACAATTTGGCACTACCATGGTGGCTGCCATGTAGGGAAGGTAGTCAATCCTGATTATAAGGTTCTTGGTGTTGATAGACTCCGCGTCGTCGACGGCTCAGTATTTCCAGAGTCACCAGGAACTAACCCTCAAGCTACTGTGATGATGATGGGAAG GTACATGGGACTGAAGATTTTACAAGACAGGTTGGGGAAATTTGATGGTATATAA
- the LOC130946627 gene encoding protein HOTHEAD-like isoform X2 gives MRIQIFIEKVGWDSKLVNESYPWVEKQIVHRPTFSAWQRAARDSLLDVGVSPFNGFTYDHKYGTKVGGTIFDRFGRRHTAAELLATGNPDKLTVLVYATVQKIVFDTRGTRPKAVGVIFKDEKGQQHHAILNNDGQSEVIVSSGAIGTPQMLLLSGIGPKEDLQKLNIPVVLDNHFVGKGMADNPMNTIFVPTKRPVKQSLIETVGITNLGVYIETSCGFGQSNDSIHCHHGIVSAEIGQLSTIPPKQRSIEAVQAYLKSKKDIPVEAFRGGFILSKVANPWSTGELKLVNTNVEDNPSVTFNYFSHPYDVHRCVEGIRLATKVVQSQHFTNFTMCDRQTTEKLLNLTVKANVNLIPKHVNDTQSLEQFCRDTVITIWHYHGGCHVGKVVNPDYKVLGVDRLRVVDGSVFPESPGTNPQATVMMMGRYMGLKILQDRLGKFDGI, from the exons ATGAGAATTCAGAT ATTCATAGAGAAGGTGGGGTGGGATTCTAAGCTGGTAAATGAATCATATCCATGGGTTGAGAAGCAGATTGTTCATCGTCCAACGTTTTCAGCTTGGCAGAGAGCAGCCAGAGACAGCCTCCTAGATGTTGGTGTCTCACCTTTCAATGGATTCACCTATGATCACAAATATGGAACCAAGGTTGGTGGCACAATCTTCGACAGATTCGGCCGCCGCCACACTGCCGCCGAACTTCTTGCTACCGGCAACCCTGATAAACTTACTGTTTTGGTATATGCCACTGTTCAAAAGATTGTTTTTGATACAAGAG GAACAAGGCCTAAGGCTGTGGGGGTTATTTTCAAGGATGAAAAGGGGCAACAGCATCATGCAATTCTAAACAATGATGGGCAGAGTGAAGTGATTGTGTCTAGTGGTGCAATTGGGACTCCTCAAATGCTATTGCTCAGTGGAATTGGCCCAAAAGAAGATCTTCAGAAGTTGAACATCCCTGTTGTTCTTGACAACCATTTTGTTGGGAAGGGCATGGCTGATAACCCTATGAACACAATCTTTGTCCCTACTAAGAGACCAGTTAAACAATCACTCATTGAAACTGTTGGTATCACCAATTTGGGTGTCTACATTGAAACTAGCTGTGGTTTTGGCCAATCCAATGACAGCATTCACTGCCATCATGGCATTGTCTCAGCGGAG ATTGGGCAACTCTCCACAATTCCCCCCAAACAAAGATCAATAGAAGCTGTTCAAGCTTACTTGAAGAGCAAGAAAGATATACCAGTTGAGGCATTCAGGGGAGGTTTCATTTTGTCAAAAGTTGCGAATCCTTGGTCAACAGGAGAGCTCAAGTTAGTTAACACCAATGTGGAGGACAACCCTTCTGTGACCTTCAACTACTTCAGCCACCCATATGATGTTCATCGCTGCGTCGAGGGGATTCGCTTGGCAACCAAGGTTGTCCAATCTCAGCACTTCACAAACTTTACCATGTGTGATAGACAGACAACAGAGAAACTGCTTAACCTCACCGTGAAGGCTAATGTCAACCTCATTCCAAAGCATGTCAATGACACACAGTCACTAGAGCAGTTTTGTAGAGACACTGTGATCACAATTTGGCACTACCATGGTGGCTGCCATGTAGGGAAGGTAGTCAATCCTGATTATAAGGTTCTTGGTGTTGATAGACTCCGCGTCGTCGACGGCTCAGTATTTCCAGAGTCACCAGGAACTAACCCTCAAGCTACTGTGATGATGATGGGAAG GTACATGGGACTGAAGATTTTACAAGACAGGTTGGGGAAATTTGATGGTATATAA